The proteins below are encoded in one region of Candidatus Eisenbacteria bacterium:
- a CDS encoding cache domain-containing protein, translating into MPDDDRTSIWNGLHLRIFLPVFASLALFTVAAFLFILPQFEESLRSKKMEMVREQTAIAWSVIDYYVRLEQEGTLTREAAQKAAMDHVRHLRYGPEKKDYFWINDMHPTMLMHPYRTDMDGTDMSDYADPNGKLLVVEMVRIVRERGEGFVDYMWQWKDDPDRVAPKISYVKGCEAWGWIVGTGLYVEDERREITAMTRRLAWVLLAILGVVVILLLTVIRNAIATETRRREAEKSVRRTLETMRATLEGLPFAVVLVDRRGTIRSVNEAALALLERTEGELIGRSCRDTFCSSPMKECPVLRGEESIHNREGVVLDASGGSIPVLKSVLPLLLDDEELLLETFVDITERKSSEEELKRHMKEISEAKHRLEILVGQTVERETRMVQLKAEVNGLLDELDRPAKYKAPERVAELIGGVLPAMNKGD; encoded by the coding sequence ATGCCGGACGACGACCGGACATCCATCTGGAACGGCCTGCATCTCCGTATCTTCCTGCCGGTATTCGCCTCGCTCGCGCTCTTCACGGTCGCGGCCTTCCTCTTCATCCTGCCGCAGTTCGAGGAAAGCCTCCGATCGAAGAAAATGGAGATGGTGCGCGAACAGACCGCGATCGCCTGGAGCGTGATCGACTACTACGTCCGCCTGGAACAGGAAGGGACGCTGACGCGGGAAGCGGCGCAGAAAGCGGCGATGGATCATGTCCGGCATCTCCGCTACGGCCCGGAGAAGAAGGACTATTTCTGGATCAACGACATGCATCCCACCATGCTCATGCATCCCTACCGCACCGACATGGACGGGACTGACATGAGTGATTACGCCGACCCGAACGGAAAACTCCTCGTCGTCGAAATGGTCCGCATCGTGCGCGAACGGGGAGAGGGTTTCGTCGATTACATGTGGCAGTGGAAGGACGATCCCGACCGAGTGGCGCCGAAAATATCCTACGTGAAGGGTTGCGAAGCCTGGGGATGGATCGTCGGCACCGGTCTTTACGTCGAGGACGAACGGCGGGAAATCACGGCGATGACCCGTCGGCTCGCCTGGGTGCTCCTGGCCATCCTCGGCGTGGTCGTGATCCTCCTGCTCACGGTGATCCGCAACGCCATCGCCACGGAAACGCGCCGCCGGGAGGCGGAGAAATCGGTGCGCCGGACCCTCGAGACGATGCGGGCCACCTTGGAGGGGCTCCCGTTCGCGGTCGTCCTCGTGGACCGGCGAGGGACTATCCGCAGCGTCAACGAAGCCGCCCTGGCCCTCCTGGAGAGGACCGAGGGGGAACTGATCGGCCGAAGCTGCCGGGACACCTTTTGTTCCAGTCCGATGAAGGAGTGCCCCGTCCTGCGTGGAGAGGAATCGATCCACAACCGCGAGGGGGTCGTGCTGGACGCGTCGGGAGGTTCCATTCCGGTTCTCAAGTCCGTTCTTCCGCTTCTGCTCGACGATGAGGAGCTCCTCCTGGAGACCTTCGTGGACATCACGGAGAGGAAGAGTAGCGAGGAAGAACTGAAGCGGCACATGAAGGAGATTTCCGAGGCGAAGCACCGCCTGGAGATTCTCGTGGGTCAGACGGTGGAGCGGGAAACGCGGATGGTGCAGCTCAAGGCGGAAGTGAACG
- a CDS encoding PD40 domain-containing protein — MFDRARLTVAASLLFVLAASDPAGAGEIDYPEGRREPGRSPGLFAAGLVSTGLDEAGAVRFSPDGNEALWHVEEGDHHVILRIHREGGRWIGPETAPFSGRWPDELPVWSPGGRRVFFRSRRPDGGEDDPLPYYRCYVVERRNGGFGPPERFPDFDPAIPYSFDAEGNGYAWIPSADGEGGSDLFLLPRHGTGWGEPVSLGAAVNSEAEETRPSISPDGNTLLFTVFGGPRRSGGFVSFRENGGPWTDPRPLQELYAADGNDLFPTFSPDGEWIFFTGRRFQEFDPDGPPRNIASIRDRMKAPQNMGNDIYRMSAAVLDPARPGSTMILDGDYLGEEPPGPEPRLFGRGTISTGLHEHSAAVFSPDGNEVFWTAAGAVEHTLLHMRRANGRWTGPEVAPFSGRHRDDNPCFTRGGSRLRFSSRRPDPGAAAPHDSWRCWYVDRSGDDWGEPVLDTALTRTGALMPVFAENGNAYFAVAARDGGGPRNLDIFVAEPLPDGGWSEPRDLGPAVNSPYFDAWHFIDPEERYIILSSFGRPEGDGLFVSFRDALGGWEPARRLGHRINGGGQTRMPFLSPCGRYLFYNHAGDDRPDHSREPLSFADLIARAAEPRNGQGDVFWVDASVLDSARAVETPDIRSALVDRGSREGGGAAIALYRELRRRWPDYYDFGPDLLNAAGYRLMQERLDAALALFRLNAELYPDVANTHDSLGEALVETGRREEAIDEYREALRIDPTFSSSIRALRRLENR; from the coding sequence TTGTTCGATCGAGCGCGCCTTACCGTAGCCGCCTCTCTCCTCTTCGTCCTCGCCGCCTCGGACCCCGCCGGCGCCGGGGAGATCGATTACCCCGAGGGCCGTCGGGAACCCGGGCGCTCCCCCGGACTGTTCGCCGCCGGGCTCGTTTCCACGGGCCTCGACGAGGCGGGCGCCGTCCGCTTCTCGCCCGACGGGAACGAAGCGCTCTGGCACGTCGAGGAGGGCGACCATCACGTCATCCTCCGGATTCACCGTGAAGGAGGACGATGGATCGGTCCCGAGACGGCTCCCTTCTCCGGCCGTTGGCCGGACGAACTGCCGGTCTGGTCCCCCGGGGGTCGGCGCGTATTCTTCCGCTCTCGAAGGCCGGACGGCGGGGAAGACGACCCGCTGCCTTACTACAGGTGCTACGTGGTGGAGAGGCGGAATGGCGGCTTCGGTCCTCCCGAGCGATTTCCCGATTTCGACCCGGCCATCCCCTACTCCTTCGACGCCGAGGGGAACGGTTACGCCTGGATCCCCTCCGCCGACGGCGAGGGAGGGAGTGATCTCTTTCTCCTTCCGCGCCACGGCACCGGTTGGGGGGAGCCGGTTTCCCTCGGCGCGGCGGTGAACAGCGAGGCAGAGGAGACGCGGCCGTCGATCTCGCCCGACGGGAATACGCTCCTCTTCACCGTCTTCGGCGGCCCCCGGCGGAGCGGCGGCTTCGTCTCCTTCCGCGAAAACGGCGGACCGTGGACCGATCCGCGTCCCCTACAGGAGCTGTACGCCGCCGACGGTAACGATCTTTTCCCCACCTTCTCTCCGGATGGCGAATGGATCTTTTTCACCGGCAGGCGGTTCCAGGAATTCGATCCCGACGGACCGCCGCGGAACATCGCCTCCATCCGGGACAGGATGAAGGCGCCCCAAAACATGGGAAACGACATCTACCGGATGAGCGCCGCCGTTCTCGATCCCGCCCGGCCGGGGTCGACAATGATCCTCGACGGGGACTATCTCGGCGAGGAACCGCCCGGCCCGGAGCCGCGTCTCTTCGGCCGTGGGACCATCTCCACCGGGCTCCACGAACACAGCGCCGCCGTCTTCTCCCCAGACGGGAACGAGGTGTTCTGGACCGCGGCCGGCGCCGTGGAGCACACGCTCCTTCACATGCGAAGAGCAAACGGACGATGGACCGGTCCGGAGGTCGCCCCCTTCTCGGGCCGCCACAGGGACGACAACCCCTGTTTCACGCGCGGGGGGAGCCGGCTCCGGTTCAGCTCCCGCCGTCCAGACCCGGGCGCGGCGGCGCCCCACGACTCGTGGCGCTGCTGGTACGTGGACCGGAGCGGCGACGACTGGGGAGAGCCGGTTCTCGACACGGCGCTTACCCGGACCGGCGCCCTCATGCCCGTCTTCGCCGAAAACGGAAACGCCTATTTCGCCGTGGCGGCGCGAGACGGAGGGGGACCGCGGAACCTGGACATCTTCGTCGCCGAACCGCTCCCCGACGGCGGTTGGTCGGAGCCGCGCGATCTCGGGCCGGCCGTGAATTCGCCCTATTTCGACGCATGGCATTTCATCGATCCGGAAGAACGATACATCATCCTCAGCTCCTTCGGCCGGCCGGAAGGGGACGGTCTCTTCGTAAGCTTCCGCGACGCACTCGGCGGTTGGGAGCCGGCGCGCCGGCTCGGCCACCGCATCAACGGCGGCGGACAGACGCGGATGCCCTTCCTCTCCCCCTGCGGGCGCTACCTCTTCTACAACCACGCCGGCGACGACCGGCCGGACCATTCCCGCGAACCGCTCTCCTTCGCGGATCTGATCGCCCGCGCCGCCGAACCGCGCAACGGGCAGGGAGACGTCTTCTGGGTGGACGCTTCCGTTCTCGACTCGGCGCGCGCCGTCGAGACGCCGGACATCCGCTCCGCCCTCGTCGACAGGGGGAGCCGCGAAGGGGGAGGCGCGGCGATCGCCCTCTACCGGGAGCTGCGGCGGCGATGGCCGGACTACTACGATTTCGGGCCCGACCTGTTGAACGCGGCGGGCTACCGCCTGATGCAGGAGAGGTTGGACGCGGCGCTCGCACTCTTCCGGCTGAACGCGGAATTGTACCCGGACGTGGCGAACACGCACGACAGCCTGGGTGAGGCGCTCGTCGAAACGGGGCGGCGCGAAGAGGCGATCGACGAGTACCGCGAGGCGCTCCGCATCGATCCCACCTTTTCATCGTCGATCCGGGCGCTGCGCCGGCTGGAGAACCGATAG